In Oryza sativa Japonica Group chromosome 11, ASM3414082v1, the following are encoded in one genomic region:
- the LOC4349611 gene encoding probable WRKY transcription factor 67, with protein MKILESFGHSDCQVVINMIEHQKALMVELRGMVMPLLPSDNEQAKLALQLLGDILSCSDKAISMLELGGDTKKLTNLVGGKRKGDKHSMDNHNLEEEAKESVSKRRKNAEHTGSTVAQAPHNDGHQWRKYGQKWISRAKHSRSYYRCANSKVQGCPATKTVQQMDSSGNGTSKLFNVDYYGQHTCRGDGIADPYVVDTAHHSMEPINQNECNSPTLEHEAHEVQDERFENLCMVQNMPEYLIDFELERAFEFIVNSPLGSEHWTFDDSIRCEHSPICIWG; from the exons ATGAAAATTCTCGAATCTTTTGGTCATAGTGACTGTCAAGTAGTGATCAACATGATAGAGCACCAAAAGGCTCTCATGGTGGAGCTGCGTGGCATGGTCATGCCATTACTTCCGAGCGACAATGAACAAGCCAAGCTTGCTCTTCAACTCTTGGGAGATATATTGAGTTGCTCAGATAAGGCTATCTCCATGCTAGAACTTGGTGGAGACACTAAAAAGCTGACCAATCTTGTTGGAGGTAAGAGAAAAGGTGACAAGCATAGCATGGACAACCACAACTTGGAGGAGGAAGCCAAAGAAAGTGTTAGCAAGAGAAg AAAGAATGCAGAACACACAGGTTCAACTGTGGCTCAAGCACCTCACAATGATGGACATCAATGGAGGAAGTATGGTCAGAAATGGATCTCTAGAGCAAAACATTCCAG GAGCTACTATAGGTGTGCCAATAGTAAAGTGCAAGGCTGTCCTGCTACAAAGACAGTGCAACAAATGGATTCCAGTGGAAATGGAACATCAAAGTTGTTCAACGTTGACTACTATGGCCAACACACATGCAGGGGAGATGGCATAGCCGATCCATATGTTGTCGACACAGCCCATCACAGTATGGAACCTATCAATCAAAACGAATGCAATAGCCCTACACTTGAACACGAAGCCCATGAAGTTCAAGAtgaaagatttgaaaacttgtgTATGGTACAAAATATGCCAGAGTATTTGATAGATTTTGAATTGGAGAGAGCCTTCGAGTTTATTGTGAACTCACCATTGGGTTCTGAGCATTGGACGTTCGATGATTCAATAAGATGTGAGCACAGTCCAATATGCATATGGGGATGA
- the LOC9270031 gene encoding WRKY DNA-binding transcription factor 70: MKNSSNKRSLVADQWHPSSVCCDHRAALREIAKGQSLVTQLRAIVLPALHSDERCDLAAQMLEGILDCSRKAVSQLQLLLSSPHDDDDHHHVDDKRRVRKIISSSDDDDHCSSKAAEDDNAKPLRQHKRRRFGDSVSLETPVPHYDGHQWRKYGQKHINNSKHPRSYYRCTYRQEEKCKATKTVQQREDLHHANSYNGDHPIMYTVVYYGQHTCCKGPAALADDHVVVEASQISTDSHCQSPSSSSDLQAAEVHAGNSSQCSNISVTCSPSVVVEDCNKLLDMMPAADELTADVLLFDMTAYAPLDLDINWEMDTNALWV, encoded by the exons ATGAAGAACAGCAGCAACAAGAGGTCACTAGTTGCTGATCAATGGCATCCTTCTTCTGTTTGCTGCGACCACCGGGCGGCGTTGAGGGAGATAGCCAAGGGGCAGTCTCTGGTGACGCAGCTCCGGGCCATCGTGTTGCCGGCGCTTCACTCCGACGAGCGATGCGACCTCGCTGCTCAGATGTTGGAGGGCATCCTCGACTGCTCGAGGAAGGCCGTCTCTCAGCTGCAGCTTCTGCTCTCTTCTCcacatgatgatgatgatcatcATCATGTTGATGACAAAAGGAGAGTTAGGAAGATCATTTCCtcttctgatgatgatgatcactGCAGCAGCAAGGCAGCTGAGGATGACAACGCCAAGCCTCTTCGCCAACACAAGAGAAG GAGGTTTGGTGATTCGGTGTCGCTTGAAACTCCAGTGCCACACTACGATGGCCACCAATGGAGGAAATACGGGCAGAAGCACATCAACAACTCCAAACACCCAAG GAGCTACTACAGATGCACCTACAGGCAGGAAGAGAAGTGCAAGGCAACAAAGACGGTGCAGCAGCGAGAAGACCTGCACCACGCCAACAGCTACAATGGCGATCACCCCATCATGTACACGGTTGTCTACTACGGCCAGCATACCTGCTGCAAGGGCCCTGCGGCATTAGCTGATGATCATGTCGTCGTCGAAGCATCACAGATTAGCACCGACAGCCATTGCCAGAgtccgagcagcagcagcgatcTGCAGGCTGCGGAAGTACACGCCGGTAACAGCAGCCAGTGCAGCAACATCTCCGTCACATGTTCACCATCAGTCGTCGTTGAGGATTGCAATAAGCTTCTTGACATGATGCCAGCTGCTGATGAACTGACCGCTGATGTCTTGTTGTTCGACATGACTGCATATGCACCTTTAGATTTGGATATCAACTGGGAAATGGATACAAATGCTCTGTGGGTTTGA